In the Ficedula albicollis isolate OC2 chromosome 22, FicAlb1.5, whole genome shotgun sequence genome, one interval contains:
- the LZTS1 gene encoding leucine zipper putative tumor suppressor 1, with amino-acid sequence MGSVSSLISGHSFHSKHCRASQYKLRKSSHLKKLNRYSDGLLRFGFSQDSGHKSGSKSSKNEDFFYIKVSQKAQRPDYTALGGGELGVPAGSSGLDFGTPTPQKMMPFPSQLEVAGEKPLPRPTAFKPVLPRSGAILHSSPEGGAPLAQQLHPPEKGKEQELRPLPCSGALSDSGRNSMSSLPTHSTSSSYQLEPLVTPMGPISRFGGSAHNILQCAIIQDSNMMSLKAMSFSDGGNKILNPGKAPHHRPGAEKSACVRSPIATDESTIQELEQKLLEREGELQELQSSFEEKEISSCQAYEEKQRRCKEELEGLKQKCNSKLKQTSQKTQRTQQVLHLQVFQLQQEKQQLREELEKLVKEQNLLETKLRSYEKEKTSFAPALEETQWEVCQKSGEISLLKQQLKESQTELTTKTTEILSLKAQLKELRLKMEGLEMKSQELEVSLRTKAMELEVCENELQRKKNESELLREKVNLLEQEIVELRSELAALREQLSQPREGPRPGGDDAQALQGQLERLRAELQAERDNNEQMSCSFQHERQTWKEEKEKVIHYQKQLQQSYLHMYKRNQSLEKMLQQLAAGEDGKEPIELEIPGADVPYEDIIATEI; translated from the exons ATGGGCAGCGTCAGCAGCCTCATCTCCGGCCACAGCTTCCACAGCAAGCACTGCCGCGCCTCCCAGTACAAACTCCGCAAGTCCTCGCACCTCAAGAAGCTCAACCGCTACTCGGACGGGCTGCTCCGCTTCGGCTTCTCGCAGGACTCCGGCCACAAATCCGGCTCCAAGAGCAGCAAGAATGAGGATTTCTTTTACATCAAGGTCAGCCAGAAGGCGCAGCGGCCGGACTACACGGCGCTGGGCGGGGGGGAGCTGGGCGTGCCCGCCGGCAGCAGCGGGCTGGACTTCGGGACGCCCACGCCGCAGAAAATGAtgcccttccccagccagcTGGAAGTG gCCGGGGAGAAGCCGCTGCCTCGTCCCACGGCCTTCAAGCCGGTGCTGCCCCGCTCTGGGGCCATCCTGCACTCGTCCCCCGAGGGCGGGGCGcccctggcccagcagctgcaccccCCGGAGAAGggcaaggagcaggagctgcGGCCGCTGCCGTGCTCGGGGGCTCTGTCCGACTCGGGCCGGAATTCCATGTCCAGCCTGCCcacccacagcaccagcagcagctacCAGCTGGAGCCCCTGGTCACCCCCATGGGCCCCATCAGCCGCTTCGGGGGCTCTGCCCACAACATCCTGCAGTGCGCCATCATCCAGGACAGCAACATGATGAGCCTCAAGGCCATGTCCTTCTCAGACGGCGGCAACAAGATCCTGAACCCCGGCAAGGCTCCCCACCACCGCCCCGGCGCCGAGAAAAGCGCCTGCGTGCGCTCGCCCATCGCCACCGATGAGTCCACcatccaggagctggagcagaagctgctggagagggagggggagctgcaggagctgcagtcgAGCTTCGAGGAGAAGGAAatcagctcctgccaggcctACGAGGAGAAGCAGCGGCGCTgcaaggaggagctggaggggctgaAGCAGAAATGCAACAGCAAACTCAAGCAGACGTCGCAGAAAACGCAGCGGACGCAGCAGGTGCTGCACCTGCAGgtgttccagctgcagcaggagaagcagcagctgagggaggagctggagaagctcGTGAAGGAGCAGAACCTGCTGGAGACCAAGCTGAGGTCCTACGAGAAGGAGAAGACCAGCTTTGCCCCGGCGCTGGAGGAGACGCAGTGGGAG GTGTGCCAAAAGTCCGGGGAGATCtctctgctgaagcagcagctgaaggagtcGCAGACCGAGCTCACCACCAAGACCACGGAGATCCTGAGCCTGAAGGcgcagctgaaggagctgaggctgaagatggaggggctggagatgaagagccaggagctggaggtgtcGCTGCGCACCAAGGCCATGGAGCTGGAGGTGTGCGAGAACGAGCTGCAGCGCAAGAAGAACGAGTCGGAGCTGCTGCGGGAGAAGGTgaacctgctggagcaggagatcGTGGAGCTGCGCTCCGAGCTGGCCGCGCTCcgggagcagctcagccagccccGGGAGGGGCCCCGGCCGGGCGGGGACGATGCCCAGGcgctgcaggggcagctggagaGGCTGCGGGCGGAGCTGCAGGCGGAGCGCGACAACAACGAGCAGAtgagctgcagcttccagcacGAGCGGCAGACgtggaaggaggagaaggagaaggtgaTCCACTaccagaagcagctgcagcagagctacCTGCACATGTACAAGAGGAACCAGAGCCTGGagaagatgctgcagcagctggcgGCGGGCGAGGACGGCAAGGAGCCCATCGAGCTGGAGATCCCCGGCGCCGACGTCCCGTACGAGGACATCATCGCCACCGAGATCTGA
- the ATP6V1B2 gene encoding V-type proton ATPase subunit B, brain isoform, with product MKVQLFPELAPGRARKMLQVLPVRHGAEEGAAYKTVSGVNGPLVILDQVKFPRYAEIVHLTLPDGTRRSGQVLEVSGSKAVVQVFEGTSGIDAKKTSCEFTGDILRTPVSEDMLGRVFNGSGKPIDRGPIVLAEDFLDIMGQPINPQCRIYPEEMIQTGISAIDGMNSIARGQKIPIFSAAGLPHNEIAAQICRQAGLVKKSKDVMDYSEENFAIVFAAMGVNMETARFFKSDFEENGSMDNVCLFLNLANDPTIERIITPRLALTTAEFLAYQCEKHVLVILTDMSSYAEALREVSAAREEVPGRRGFPGYMYTDLATIYERAGRVEGRNGSITQIPILTMPNDDITHPIPDLTGYITEGQIYVDRQLHNRQIYPPINVLPSLSRLMKSAIGEGMTRKDHADVSNQLYACYAIGKDVQAMKAVVGEEALTSDDLLYLEFLQKFEKNFIAQGPYENRTVYETLDIGWQLLRIFPKEMLKRIPQSTLAEFYPRDAKH from the exons ATGAAGGTTCAGCTTTTCCCCGAGCTGGCGCCAGGCCGGGCACGGAAAATGCTCCAGGTGCTCCCGGTTCGTCACggagctgaggaaggagctg cttacAAAACCGTGTCAGGTGTGAACGGGCCCCTGGTTATCCTGGACCAGGTCAAG TTCCCCAGGTACGCCGAGATCGTGCACCTGACCCTGCCCGATGGCACCAGGAGGAGTGGGCAGGTGCTGGAAGTCAGTGGCTCCAAAGCTGTGGTTCAG GTATTTGAAGGCACTTCAGGGATTGATGCCAAGAAAACCTCCTGTGAGTTCACCGGGGACATCCTGAGGACCCCAGTCTCAGAGGACATGCTTG GCAGAGTGTTCAATGGATCAGGAAAACCCATAGACAGAGGCCCCATTGTCTTGGCTGAGGATTTCCTGGACATCATGG GCCAGCCAATCAACCCCCAGTGTCGGATCTACCCAGAGGAAATGATCCAGACTGGCATTTCAGCCATAGATGGCATGAACAGCATTGCCAGGGGCCAGAAAATCCCCATTTtctcagctgctgggctgccccaCAACGAG ATTGCAGCTCAGATCTGTCGCCAGGCTGGCTTGGTGAAGAAATCCAAAGATGTGATGGATTACAGCGAGGAGAACTTTGCCATTGTCTTTGCTGCCATGGGG gtgaACATGGAAACCGCTCGCTTCTTCAAGTCGGACTTTGAGGAGAACGGCTCCATGGACAATGTGTGCCTGTTCCTGAACCTGGCCAACGACCCCACC ATCGAGCGCATCATCACTCCCCGCCTGGCCCTGACCACGGCTGAGTTCCTGGCCTACCAGTGTGAGAAACACGTGCTGGTCATCCTGACAGACATGAGCTCCTACGCCGAGGCTCTCAGAGAG GTGTCAGCAGCTCGGGAGGAGGTGCCTGGCCGCCGTGGCTTCCCCGGCTACATGTACACGGACCTGGCCACCATCTACGAGCGCGCCGGGCGCGTGGAGGGCAGGAACGGCTCCATCACCCAGATCCCCATCCTCACCATGCCCAACGACG atattACTCATCCCATCCCTGACTTGACTGGGTACATCACTGAGGGACAGATCTACGTGGACAGGCAGCTGCACAACAGGCAG ATTTACCCCCCCATCAATGTCCTGCCCTCCCTGTCCCGGCTGATGAAGTCGGCCATCGGCGAGGGGATGACCAGGAAGGACCACGCCGATGTGTCCAACCAGCTG TACGCCTGCTACGCCATCGGCAAGGACGTGCAGGCCATGAAGGCCGTGGTGGGCGAGGAGGCGCTGACCTCGGACGACCTCCTGTACCTGGAGTTCCTGCAGAAGTTCGAGAAGAACTTCATCGCTCAGG ggccctACGAGAACCGAACCGTCTACGAGACCCTGGACATcggctggcagctgctcaggatCTTCCCCAAGGAGATGCTCAAGAGGATCCCCCAGAGCACTCTGGCTGAGTTCTACCCTCGGGATGCCAAGCACTag